One stretch of Actinomycetes bacterium DNA includes these proteins:
- a CDS encoding GlsB/YeaQ/YmgE family stress response membrane protein, whose amino-acid sequence MEIIGVIIAGIIIGLLGKFVAPGDRDNIPIWLTVLCGIGGVLIGYYVAAGLGVEATDGIDWIRWIISIAVAAVLVMVAATVTGRSSRKRNLVR is encoded by the coding sequence ATGGAGATCATCGGAGTCATCATCGCCGGCATCATCATCGGGCTGCTCGGCAAGTTCGTGGCACCCGGTGACCGCGACAACATCCCGATCTGGCTCACGGTGCTCTGCGGCATCGGTGGCGTGCTGATCGGCTACTACGTCGCCGCCGGGCTCGGCGTGGAGGCGACCGACGGGATCGACTGGATCCGCTGGATCATCAGCATCGCCGTCGCCGCGGTCCTGGTCATGGTCGCCGCCACGGTGACCGGCCGGTCGAGCAGGAAGCGCAACCTGGTCCGCTGA
- the purD gene encoding phosphoribosylamine--glycine ligase, translating into MRLLVVGSGAREHALVRALVADPEVTEVVAAPGNAGIAADVTTRPLDVGDPVAVAALAAELAVDLVVVGAEGSLVAGAADAVRAAGIACFGPSAAAARLEGSKAFAKEVMTAAGVPTARARVCATGSEAAAALDELGAPYVVKDDGLAAGKGVVVTDDRAAALAHAESCHRVVVEEFLDGPEVSVFAVTDGATVVPLVPAQDFKRVGDGDTGPNTGGMGAYSPLPWAPPGLVDEVLETVLQPTVDEMARRGTPFAGLLYAGLALTSRGVRVIEFNARFGDPETQVVLARLRSPLGSLLRAAAVGSLASLGPLEWSPDAAVTVVVAAKGYPESPRTGDPIDGLEDAGRSAEQSYVLHAGTRRDEDGRVVSAGGRVLSVVGTGVDVRTARDRAYAAVAAISMDGAHWRRDIAAGG; encoded by the coding sequence GTGAGGCTCCTCGTCGTCGGCTCCGGAGCGCGGGAGCACGCCCTGGTGCGCGCCCTGGTCGCCGACCCGGAGGTCACCGAGGTGGTGGCCGCCCCGGGCAACGCGGGCATCGCCGCTGACGTCACCACCCGGCCGCTCGACGTGGGCGATCCGGTCGCGGTCGCCGCGCTGGCCGCCGAGCTGGCGGTCGACCTGGTCGTCGTCGGAGCCGAGGGGTCGCTGGTCGCCGGTGCCGCGGACGCGGTGCGGGCCGCCGGGATCGCCTGCTTCGGACCCTCTGCGGCAGCGGCCCGGCTGGAGGGCTCGAAGGCCTTCGCCAAGGAGGTCATGACCGCCGCCGGGGTGCCGACCGCCCGGGCCCGGGTGTGCGCGACCGGGTCGGAGGCGGCGGCCGCGCTGGACGAGCTCGGTGCGCCGTACGTCGTCAAGGACGACGGCCTCGCCGCCGGCAAGGGCGTCGTGGTGACCGACGACCGCGCGGCCGCACTGGCGCACGCGGAGAGCTGTCACCGGGTGGTCGTCGAGGAGTTCCTGGACGGTCCGGAGGTGTCCGTCTTCGCGGTGACCGACGGGGCGACCGTCGTGCCGCTGGTGCCGGCGCAGGACTTCAAGCGGGTCGGCGACGGCGACACCGGGCCGAACACCGGCGGCATGGGCGCCTACTCGCCGCTGCCGTGGGCCCCGCCCGGCCTGGTCGACGAGGTGCTCGAGACGGTGCTGCAGCCGACCGTCGACGAGATGGCGCGGCGGGGCACGCCCTTCGCCGGGCTGCTCTACGCCGGGCTGGCGCTGACCTCGCGCGGGGTGCGGGTGATCGAGTTCAACGCCCGCTTCGGCGACCCCGAGACCCAGGTGGTGCTTGCCCGGCTGCGCAGCCCGCTCGGGTCGCTGCTGCGCGCCGCCGCCGTGGGGTCGCTGGCGTCGCTCGGGCCGCTGGAGTGGTCGCCCGACGCCGCTGTGACCGTGGTCGTGGCCGCCAAGGGCTACCCCGAGTCGCCGCGCACCGGTGACCCGATCGACGGGCTCGAGGACGCCGGTCGGTCGGCCGAGCAGTCCTACGTCCTGCATGCCGGCACCCGGCGCGACGAGGACGGCCGGGTCGTCTCGGCCGGCGGTCGGGTGCTGTCCGTGGTCGGCACCGGCGTCGACGTACGCACCGCTCGTGACCGGGCCTACGCCGCCGTCGCCGCGATCTCGATGGACGGTGCCCACTGGCGCCGCGACATCGCGGCGGGTGGATGA